In Achromobacter spanius, the following proteins share a genomic window:
- a CDS encoding porin gives MRLRDVAVGAATLLAPCVADAQQSPVTLYGVVDLSLAGFSTQDRGTALNMQSGVQSGSRWGLRGSEPLGNGMRANFQLESGVVANNGKSAQGGRLFGRAAWVGVSGDWGDLRLGRQTSVSSATLADYDAFLASYLIMGAQTALLPYNANRADNTVAFWSPSVGGWRAGADISLDYDGGGGFKTTSTNKLYSAALVYEQPSYAVTATVEGARWADGTVQSAAMAQAGGTRQPIAYTLAGRATLGAFTLYAAGSIMRNGSTIPAVQSPGQRVYFPGSTVHGVMAGAAWRTGASTVMASWQGSLPGGGALARDGATHTQQIYSVGYVHDLSKRTNLYAVLGYMHGAWSDPSWHETQYTVGMRHRY, from the coding sequence ATGCGTTTACGTGATGTGGCCGTGGGCGCGGCGACCTTGTTGGCGCCTTGCGTGGCTGACGCGCAGCAAAGTCCCGTCACCCTGTATGGCGTGGTCGACCTGAGCCTGGCGGGCTTTTCGACGCAGGATCGCGGCACGGCCTTGAACATGCAGTCGGGCGTGCAGTCGGGCTCGCGCTGGGGCTTGCGCGGCAGCGAGCCGCTGGGCAATGGCATGCGCGCCAACTTTCAACTGGAAAGTGGCGTCGTGGCCAACAACGGCAAGTCGGCCCAAGGCGGCCGCCTGTTCGGGCGCGCCGCCTGGGTAGGCGTGTCGGGGGATTGGGGCGATCTTCGGCTGGGCCGCCAGACCTCGGTGTCGTCGGCAACGCTGGCGGACTATGACGCCTTTCTGGCGTCCTACCTGATCATGGGCGCGCAGACGGCGCTGCTGCCCTACAACGCCAACCGCGCCGACAACACCGTGGCGTTCTGGAGCCCGTCGGTGGGCGGCTGGCGCGCGGGCGCCGATATCAGCCTGGACTACGACGGCGGCGGCGGCTTCAAGACCACGTCGACCAACAAGCTCTACAGCGCGGCGCTGGTCTATGAACAGCCCAGCTACGCCGTCACCGCCACGGTCGAAGGCGCGCGCTGGGCCGACGGCACGGTGCAGTCCGCCGCCATGGCGCAGGCCGGTGGCACGCGCCAACCCATTGCGTACACGCTGGCGGGCCGCGCCACTCTGGGCGCCTTCACGCTGTATGCGGCCGGGTCCATCATGCGCAATGGCTCGACGATTCCCGCTGTGCAATCGCCAGGGCAGCGCGTGTACTTTCCCGGCAGCACCGTGCATGGCGTGATGGCGGGGGCGGCCTGGCGCACGGGCGCCAGCACCGTCATGGCATCGTGGCAAGGCAGCTTGCCGGGCGGCGGCGCACTGGCCCGCGACGGCGCCACCCACACGCAGCAGATCTACTCGGTGGGGTATGTGCATGACCTGTCCAAGCGCACCAACCTGTACGCCGTGCTTGGCTACATGCACGGCGCGTGGTCGGACCCGTCATGGCATGAAACGCAGTACACGGTGGGCATGCGGCATCGGTATTGA
- a CDS encoding amino acid ABC transporter ATP-binding protein produces MSDSIIRLHGVNKWYGQFHVLRNINLDVAPGERIVVCGPSGSGKSTMIRCINRLEEHQQGQIIVDGTELTNDLKHIETIRREVGMVFQHFNLFPHLTVLENLTLGPMWVLKQPRAQAEATAMKYLERVRIPDQARKFPGQLSGGQQQRVAIARSLCMNPKVMLFDEPTSALDPEMVKEVLDVMVTLAQESGMTMICVTHEMGFARKVANRVIFMDRGEIIEQNDPDAFFDNPQNERTKLFLSQILH; encoded by the coding sequence ATGTCGGATTCCATTATTCGATTGCACGGCGTGAACAAGTGGTACGGACAGTTCCACGTGCTGCGCAACATCAACCTGGACGTGGCGCCCGGCGAGCGCATCGTGGTGTGCGGCCCGTCCGGCTCGGGCAAGTCCACGATGATCCGCTGCATCAACCGCCTGGAAGAACACCAGCAAGGGCAGATCATCGTCGACGGCACCGAGTTGACCAACGACCTCAAGCACATCGAGACCATCCGCCGCGAAGTCGGCATGGTGTTCCAGCACTTCAACCTGTTCCCGCACCTGACCGTGCTGGAAAACCTGACGCTGGGACCCATGTGGGTACTGAAACAGCCACGCGCGCAAGCCGAAGCCACGGCGATGAAGTACCTGGAACGCGTGCGCATTCCCGATCAGGCCAGGAAATTTCCCGGCCAGTTGTCGGGCGGCCAGCAGCAGCGCGTGGCGATTGCACGGTCTTTGTGCATGAACCCGAAGGTCATGCTGTTTGACGAGCCCACGTCCGCGCTGGACCCGGAAATGGTCAAGGAAGTGCTGGACGTGATGGTGACGCTGGCCCAGGAAAGCGGCATGACGATGATCTGCGTGACCCACGAAATGGGCTTCGCGCGCAAAGTCGCCAATCGCGTGATCTTCATGGACCGCGGAGAGATCATCGAACAGAACGACCCCGACGCATTCTTCGACAACCCGCAAAACGAACGGACGAAACTGTTCCTGAGCCAGATCCTGCACTAA
- a CDS encoding amino acid ABC transporter permease, with translation MSSTTHSFTEALPPPSTQVGAWAWVRSRLFSSPLNILITVLLAWFLLMSVPALVEWAFLKANFTATDAMECRASVGSACWAFIVEKHRLILFGTYPFDEQWRPLIATLILVGVIACSGMRRFWNGKLALIWTGGLTAVALLMWGGVFGLTYVENSRWGGLPLTLILATFGIAFAFPIGVMLALGRRSKMPAIKALCVVYIELIRGVPLISLLFMSSVMLPLFLPEGFTIDKLLRAQIAIILFAAAYIAETVRGGLQAIPKGQYEGADSLGLNYWQQMRKIILPQALKIVIPPLVGIFISLFKDTSLVVIIGIFDLTLAAKAALSDAAWRGFGVEAYLFISLIYFVFCYSMSKYSQALEKRLATGHAR, from the coding sequence ATGAGCAGCACTACGCACTCCTTCACCGAAGCCCTGCCCCCGCCCAGCACCCAGGTGGGCGCGTGGGCCTGGGTACGGTCCCGCCTGTTCTCGTCGCCGCTGAACATTCTGATCACGGTACTGCTGGCGTGGTTTCTCTTGATGTCGGTGCCGGCGCTGGTGGAATGGGCTTTCCTGAAAGCCAACTTCACCGCGACCGATGCCATGGAATGCCGCGCGTCGGTCGGCAGTGCCTGCTGGGCGTTCATCGTGGAGAAGCACCGGCTGATCCTGTTCGGCACCTATCCTTTCGACGAACAATGGCGTCCGCTGATCGCCACGCTGATCCTCGTCGGCGTGATCGCGTGCAGCGGCATGCGACGCTTCTGGAACGGCAAGCTGGCGCTGATCTGGACGGGCGGCCTGACGGCCGTGGCGCTCTTGATGTGGGGCGGCGTGTTCGGCCTGACTTATGTCGAGAACTCGCGCTGGGGCGGCCTGCCGCTGACCTTGATATTGGCCACCTTCGGCATTGCCTTCGCCTTCCCCATCGGCGTGATGCTGGCGCTGGGCCGGCGTTCGAAAATGCCCGCCATCAAGGCGCTGTGCGTCGTGTACATCGAGCTGATCCGTGGCGTGCCGCTGATCAGCCTGTTGTTCATGTCGTCGGTGATGCTGCCCTTGTTCCTGCCCGAAGGCTTCACCATCGACAAGCTGTTGCGCGCGCAGATCGCCATCATCCTGTTCGCCGCGGCCTACATTGCCGAAACGGTGCGCGGCGGCTTGCAGGCGATTCCGAAAGGCCAGTATGAAGGCGCGGATTCGCTGGGCCTGAACTACTGGCAACAGATGCGCAAGATCATCCTGCCGCAAGCGCTGAAGATTGTGATTCCGCCCTTGGTCGGCATTTTCATCAGCCTGTTCAAGGACACGTCACTGGTCGTCATCATCGGCATCTTCGACTTGACGCTGGCCGCCAAGGCGGCCTTGTCCGACGCGGCATGGCGGGGTTTCGGGGTGGAGGCCTATCTCTTCATCTCGCTGATCTACTTCGTCTTTTGCTATTCCATGTCCAAATACAGCCAGGCGCTAGAAAAGCGCCTGGCCACCGGGCACGCGCGCTGA
- a CDS encoding amino acid ABC transporter permease, with protein sequence MPRPAHRVSWNDPATRALVYQVLALTLVGAGVWFLVHNTLHNLSMRNIATGFGFLNREAGFAIGESVIAYGPADTYGRAIFVGVLNTLRVGLLALVAATILGVFIGVGRLSKNWLVKKITSVYVEVMRNVPLLLQLFFWYALITENMPGPRQAHNPVPGVFISNRGLKVPGLEGASLDWVLGGLALAIVAILFLGHWGTKRQEATGRVFPLGRAAVGLLIGLPFVGWLAGGASLTLDMPALKGFNFVGGLTLSPEFVALFLGLTVYTSAFIAEVVRSGIQAVNNGQWEAAGSLGLPRAKVLRLVVLPQALRVIIPPMTSQYLNLLKNSSLAVAIGYPDIVSVVNTTLNQTGQAIEGILIIMGAYLTVSLSISIFMNWYNKRIALVER encoded by the coding sequence GTGCCGCGGCCTGCGCACCGGGTCTCCTGGAACGACCCGGCCACGCGCGCGCTGGTCTACCAGGTGCTGGCCCTGACGCTGGTCGGGGCGGGCGTCTGGTTCCTGGTGCACAACACGCTGCACAACCTGTCGATGCGCAACATCGCCACGGGCTTCGGCTTTCTGAACCGCGAGGCGGGCTTTGCCATTGGCGAATCCGTGATCGCCTACGGCCCCGCCGACACCTATGGCCGCGCCATTTTCGTGGGCGTGCTGAACACGCTGCGCGTGGGCCTGTTGGCCTTGGTCGCGGCGACCATCCTGGGCGTCTTCATCGGCGTGGGCCGCTTGTCGAAGAACTGGCTCGTCAAGAAAATCACCTCGGTGTACGTCGAGGTGATGCGCAACGTTCCGCTCTTGTTGCAACTGTTCTTCTGGTATGCGCTGATCACCGAAAACATGCCCGGCCCGCGCCAGGCGCACAACCCCGTGCCGGGCGTGTTTATTTCCAACCGAGGCCTGAAAGTGCCCGGGCTGGAAGGCGCGTCACTGGACTGGGTGTTGGGCGGACTGGCGCTGGCCATCGTCGCCATCCTGTTCCTGGGCCACTGGGGCACGAAGCGCCAGGAAGCCACGGGCCGCGTGTTTCCGCTGGGCCGCGCGGCCGTCGGCCTGTTGATCGGCTTGCCGTTCGTGGGCTGGCTGGCCGGCGGCGCATCGTTGACGCTGGACATGCCCGCCTTGAAGGGCTTCAACTTTGTCGGCGGGCTGACGCTGTCGCCGGAGTTTGTCGCCCTGTTCCTGGGCCTGACCGTCTACACCTCGGCGTTCATCGCGGAAGTGGTGCGCTCGGGCATTCAGGCGGTCAACAACGGCCAGTGGGAAGCCGCCGGTTCGCTGGGCCTGCCGCGCGCGAAAGTGCTGCGCCTGGTTGTGCTGCCGCAAGCCTTGCGCGTCATCATCCCGCCCATGACCAGCCAGTACCTGAACCTGCTCAAGAACAGTTCGCTGGCGGTGGCCATCGGCTATCCGGACATCGTCTCGGTGGTGAACACCACGCTGAACCAGACCGGCCAGGCCATCGAGGGCATCCTCATCATCATGGGCGCATACCTGACGGTCAGCCTGTCGATTTCAATATTCATGAATTGGTACAACAAGCGCATCGCGCTGGTGGAGCGTTGA
- a CDS encoding aminotransferase class I/II-fold pyridoxal phosphate-dependent enzyme: protein MNSIVNARLKQIKPSPSMAAKIVVDELRRQGREIADFTLGEPDMPTPAHIARAGQDAIASGDIRYTSPNGTVGLRRAIANSLELSLGVTYGMDQITVGAGAKQIIGAALTASLEPGDEVIVCAPYWVSYPDMVLLNEGKPVVVTGPESQGFKLDAATLEAAITPRTRWLILNSPSNPSGAVYSAAELHALTDVLLRHPQVWILSDEIYAPFCYNGQAHASPVQVEPRLIERTLIVNGMSKSYAMTGWRVGYGAGPADLIKAMSTVMSQSTSCPSAISQVAAQAALEGDQSSVTQMVDIFQARRDLIVRRLNAIPGISCAMPDGAFYVYANVQGLIGRTGPAGELKTDLDVSLFFLREAGVAVIDGGSYGLSPYVRFSFATSTEVIEQGMDRLEAAVKVLMAG from the coding sequence ATGAACAGCATCGTCAACGCCCGCCTGAAACAGATCAAACCCTCGCCCAGCATGGCCGCCAAGATCGTCGTCGACGAATTGCGCCGCCAGGGCCGCGAGATCGCCGACTTCACGCTCGGTGAACCCGACATGCCCACGCCCGCCCACATCGCGCGCGCCGGCCAGGACGCCATCGCCAGCGGCGACATCCGCTACACCAGCCCGAACGGCACCGTCGGCCTGCGCCGCGCCATCGCCAACAGCCTGGAACTGAGTTTGGGCGTGACCTATGGCATGGACCAGATCACCGTGGGCGCGGGCGCCAAGCAGATCATCGGCGCTGCCCTGACGGCCAGCCTGGAACCCGGCGATGAAGTCATCGTCTGCGCGCCGTACTGGGTCTCGTACCCGGACATGGTGCTGTTGAACGAAGGCAAGCCCGTGGTCGTGACCGGCCCGGAATCCCAAGGTTTCAAGCTGGATGCCGCCACGCTGGAAGCCGCCATCACCCCGCGCACGCGCTGGTTGATCCTGAATTCCCCCAGCAATCCCAGCGGCGCCGTGTACAGCGCCGCTGAATTGCACGCCCTGACGGACGTGCTGCTCCGCCATCCGCAGGTCTGGATTCTTAGCGACGAAATCTATGCGCCCTTTTGCTACAACGGCCAGGCACATGCCTCGCCCGTGCAGGTGGAGCCGCGCTTGATCGAACGCACGCTGATCGTCAACGGCATGTCCAAGTCCTACGCCATGACGGGCTGGCGCGTCGGCTATGGCGCGGGGCCGGCCGACCTGATCAAGGCGATGAGCACGGTCATGTCGCAAAGCACGTCCTGCCCCAGCGCCATCTCGCAAGTGGCCGCGCAAGCTGCCCTGGAAGGCGACCAATCCAGCGTCACCCAGATGGTCGACATCTTTCAAGCGCGCCGCGACCTGATCGTGCGCCGCCTGAACGCCATTCCCGGCATTTCGTGCGCGATGCCCGACGGCGCCTTCTACGTGTACGCCAACGTGCAGGGCCTGATCGGCCGCACCGGCCCGGCCGGCGAACTGAAGACCGACCTGGACGTCAGCCTGTTCTTCCTGCGCGAAGCCGGCGTGGCGGTCATTGACGGCGGTTCGTACGGCTTGTCGCCCTACGTGCGTTTCTCGTTCGCGACGTCCACCGAAGTCATCGAACAAGGCATGGACCGTCTGGAAGCGGCCGTCAAAGTCTTGATGGCGGGCTAA
- a CDS encoding amino acid ABC transporter substrate-binding protein: MRKFLTTAVAATLLCAASGAQAGVTFDAVKKKGFLQCGFAGIPGFSVLDSKGEWTGLDVDMCRAVAAAMFGDASKVKGNVLTAQAKFTALQSGEIDMLSRNTTQTLTRDTTLGLIGVGVNFYDAQGLIVKKSMNVKSVKELDGATICVQPGTTTELNLADYFRSRGLTFKPVLVENYDENFRLLETGRCDAYTNDKSNTAANMRTRLAKPEDWEILTENLSKEPLGPMVRQGDEQWFNVVRWSLNAMLEAEEYGITSKNVDEMLKSTNPNVQRILGVTPGMGKNLGLDDKWAYNIIKQVGNYGESYDRAMGKDSPLKLERGLNKQWTQGGLMYGWPVR, from the coding sequence ATGCGTAAGTTTCTGACCACCGCCGTTGCGGCGACTTTGCTGTGCGCCGCCTCTGGCGCGCAAGCCGGCGTGACGTTCGATGCCGTCAAGAAAAAGGGTTTCTTGCAGTGCGGCTTTGCCGGCATTCCCGGCTTCTCGGTGTTGGACAGCAAGGGCGAATGGACGGGCCTGGACGTGGACATGTGCCGCGCCGTGGCTGCCGCCATGTTCGGCGACGCCTCCAAGGTCAAGGGCAATGTGTTGACCGCGCAAGCCAAGTTCACCGCCTTGCAGTCCGGCGAAATCGACATGCTGTCGCGCAACACCACGCAGACGCTGACCCGCGACACCACGCTGGGCCTGATCGGCGTGGGCGTGAACTTCTATGACGCGCAAGGCCTGATCGTCAAGAAATCCATGAACGTGAAAAGCGTCAAGGAACTGGACGGCGCGACGATCTGCGTGCAGCCCGGCACCACCACCGAACTGAACCTGGCCGACTACTTCCGCAGCCGCGGGCTGACGTTCAAGCCGGTGCTGGTCGAGAACTACGACGAGAACTTCCGCCTGCTGGAAACGGGGCGTTGCGACGCCTACACCAACGACAAGTCCAACACCGCCGCCAACATGCGCACGCGCCTGGCCAAGCCGGAAGACTGGGAAATCCTGACGGAAAACCTGTCCAAGGAACCCTTGGGCCCGATGGTCCGCCAAGGTGACGAACAATGGTTCAACGTGGTGCGCTGGTCGCTGAACGCGATGCTGGAAGCCGAGGAATACGGCATCACGTCCAAGAACGTCGATGAGATGTTGAAGAGCACCAACCCCAACGTGCAACGCATCCTGGGCGTGACGCCGGGCATGGGCAAGAACCTGGGGCTGGACGACAAGTGGGCCTACAACATCATCAAGCAGGTGGGCAACTACGGCGAAAGCTATGACCGCGCCATGGGCAAGGACAGCCCGCTGAAGCTGGAACGCGGCCTGAACAAGCAGTGGACCCAGGGCGGCCTGATGTACGGCTGGCCGGTGCGCTAA
- a CDS encoding FadR/GntR family transcriptional regulator — translation METPARPRQRSRLTDVVIEELNKRLDARTYRAGDKLPSEHALCDEFNVSRTVIREAVASMRLSGRLVSKPGIGVFVTEDREKPIDFVIEPATDPRWALHIMELRAGLEVEACGLAAERRSASDLSGIVEAFDAFNRATRDMEAAVKADYEFHLSIAKASNNPHFPALLRAAVRDVMLDLNIKHGGKTPEELETYETRNVREHEAILTAIMRRDPGAARAAMARHLGDSIARYRKLLSQAPAR, via the coding sequence ATGGAAACTCCCGCCCGGCCCCGCCAGCGTTCGCGCCTGACAGACGTGGTCATCGAGGAACTGAACAAGCGCCTGGATGCCCGTACCTATCGCGCCGGCGACAAGCTGCCGTCGGAACACGCGCTGTGCGACGAATTCAACGTCAGCCGCACGGTCATCCGCGAAGCGGTCGCGTCGATGCGCCTGAGCGGCCGGCTGGTCAGCAAGCCCGGCATCGGCGTGTTCGTTACCGAAGACCGCGAAAAGCCCATCGACTTCGTGATCGAACCCGCCACCGATCCGCGTTGGGCGCTGCACATCATGGAGCTGCGCGCGGGGCTTGAAGTCGAGGCCTGTGGGCTGGCGGCCGAGCGCCGCAGCGCGTCCGACCTGAGCGGCATCGTCGAAGCGTTCGACGCCTTCAACCGCGCCACGCGCGACATGGAAGCCGCCGTCAAGGCCGACTACGAATTCCACCTGTCCATTGCCAAGGCGTCCAACAACCCGCACTTTCCGGCGCTGCTGCGCGCCGCCGTGCGCGACGTCATGCTGGACTTGAACATCAAGCACGGCGGCAAGACGCCCGAAGAATTGGAAACCTACGAAACCCGCAACGTGCGCGAGCACGAAGCCATCCTGACCGCCATCATGCGCCGCGACCCCGGCGCCGCTCGCGCCGCCATGGCTCGCCACCTGGGCGACAGCATCGCGCGCTACCGCAAACTGCTGTCGCAGGCCCCCGCGCGGTAA
- the kdgD gene encoding 5-dehydro-4-deoxyglucarate dehydratase, translated as MTTPQELKEIVSEGLLSFPVTDFDQNGDFNPKTYAARLEWLAPYGATALFAAGGTGEFFSLAPQEYSDVVRTAVQTCAGKVPILAGAGGPTRTAIAYAQEAERQGAKGILLLPHYLTEASQDGIAAYVEQVCKSVKIGVIVYNRAQSRLSADSLAQLAERCPNLVGFKDGIGDIEAMVRIRRKMGDRFSYLGGLPTAEVYAAAYRALGVPVYSSAVFNFVPKTAMEFYRAIAAGDSDTTNRLLDDFFLPYLEIRNRKAGYAVSIVKAGAKLVGHDAGPVRAPLTDLTGEELEMLNALIKKLGPQ; from the coding sequence ATGACGACTCCCCAGGAACTCAAGGAAATCGTATCGGAAGGCTTGCTCTCCTTCCCCGTGACTGACTTTGACCAGAACGGCGACTTCAACCCCAAGACCTACGCCGCACGCCTGGAATGGCTGGCCCCGTATGGCGCCACCGCGCTGTTCGCCGCCGGCGGTACGGGCGAGTTCTTTTCCTTGGCGCCCCAGGAATATTCAGACGTCGTCCGCACCGCCGTGCAAACCTGCGCCGGCAAGGTGCCCATCCTGGCCGGCGCGGGCGGCCCCACCCGCACCGCCATCGCCTACGCACAAGAAGCCGAGCGCCAGGGCGCCAAGGGCATCCTGCTGCTGCCCCACTACCTGACCGAAGCGTCGCAGGACGGCATCGCCGCCTACGTTGAACAGGTCTGCAAGTCGGTCAAGATCGGCGTCATCGTCTACAACCGTGCGCAGTCGCGCCTGTCGGCCGACAGCCTGGCCCAACTGGCCGAACGCTGCCCCAACCTGGTCGGCTTCAAGGACGGCATTGGCGACATCGAAGCCATGGTCCGCATCCGACGCAAAATGGGCGACCGCTTCTCGTACCTGGGTGGCCTGCCCACCGCCGAAGTCTATGCCGCCGCCTACCGCGCTCTGGGCGTGCCGGTGTATTCCTCGGCCGTCTTCAACTTCGTGCCCAAGACCGCCATGGAGTTCTACCGCGCCATCGCCGCCGGTGACTCCGACACCACCAACCGCTTGCTGGACGATTTCTTCCTGCCCTACCTGGAAATCCGCAACCGCAAGGCCGGCTACGCCGTCAGCATCGTCAAGGCGGGCGCGAAACTTGTCGGCCACGACGCCGGCCCCGTGCGCGCGCCGCTGACCGACCTGACCGGCGAAGAATTGGAAATGCTCAACGCCCTGATCAAGAAGCTCGGCCCGCAGTAA
- a CDS encoding Bug family tripartite tricarboxylate transporter substrate binding protein: MKAFPLFRRTLAALALTTLGAAAHAADDWPAAKPITLVVPFAAGGTSDILGRMIAQELGASLSQTVLVENKGGAGGVLGADAVARAKPDGYTLLLGTIATHAINPSLLPGINYNAARDFAPVILLGSISNVLLVGANQPYKTVQDVVAAAKANPDTIAFGSAGQGTSQHLSGEVFKQLTGAHLTHVAYRGSAPAIQDLIGGQIPSSFETALVALPYVKSGKVRALAVTSAKRTEVMPDVPTMQEAGVAGFDVSSWQAIYAPANTPPAVVDRLNKTIAAIIAKPEVNAKMKGLGLAYTPNTPAEFTAFQTGEQAKWAKIIADGKLRPQ, encoded by the coding sequence TTGAAGGCATTTCCCTTGTTCCGCCGCACCTTGGCCGCGCTGGCCTTGACCACCCTGGGCGCCGCCGCCCACGCCGCGGACGATTGGCCGGCCGCCAAGCCGATCACCCTGGTGGTGCCGTTCGCGGCGGGTGGCACGTCCGACATTCTGGGTCGGATGATTGCGCAGGAACTGGGCGCCAGCCTGAGCCAGACCGTGCTGGTGGAAAACAAGGGTGGGGCGGGCGGCGTGTTGGGCGCCGACGCGGTGGCGCGCGCCAAGCCGGACGGCTACACGCTGCTGCTGGGCACCATTGCCACGCACGCGATCAACCCGTCGCTGTTACCCGGCATCAACTACAACGCCGCCCGCGACTTTGCGCCGGTGATCTTGCTGGGCAGCATCTCGAACGTGCTGCTGGTGGGCGCGAACCAGCCCTACAAGACCGTGCAGGACGTGGTGGCGGCGGCCAAGGCCAACCCGGACACCATCGCTTTTGGGTCGGCGGGCCAGGGCACGTCGCAGCATTTGTCGGGTGAAGTGTTCAAGCAATTGACCGGCGCGCATCTCACGCACGTGGCGTATCGGGGCAGCGCACCGGCCATCCAGGACCTGATCGGCGGCCAGATTCCAAGCTCTTTTGAAACCGCGCTGGTGGCCTTGCCTTACGTGAAAAGCGGCAAGGTGCGGGCGCTGGCCGTCACGTCGGCCAAGCGCACCGAGGTCATGCCCGATGTGCCGACCATGCAGGAAGCGGGCGTGGCCGGTTTTGACGTCAGCAGTTGGCAGGCCATCTACGCGCCCGCCAATACGCCGCCGGCGGTGGTTGACCGCCTGAACAAGACGATTGCGGCCATCATCGCCAAGCCCGAGGTGAACGCGAAGATGAAGGGCCTGGGCCTGGCGTATACGCCGAACACGCCCGCCGAGTTCACCGCGTTCCAAACGGGCGAACAGGCGAAGTGGGCGAAGATCATCGCCGACGGCAAGTTGCGGCCGCAGTAA